From the genome of Miscanthus floridulus cultivar M001 chromosome 10, ASM1932011v1, whole genome shotgun sequence, one region includes:
- the LOC136486536 gene encoding protein AGENET DOMAIN (AGD)-CONTAINING P1-like isoform X2, whose translation MGLLPPGAEVEVRLDGKGYYGIWFKATVVGFAAARGRHAPARYSITFDGDGDIRRFAPTHVRPRPPAPESPPCILVHDVIEVFHERGWWSGLVLSADTRSVTVAFPITREVITYVPRLVRPRRDYVDGDWVPSRAVVAVRPKREIRRYMVGELVEVVREREMWFPAKVAKVIDEFSYIVEYSDQNGEEGGRSEYLHWQFIRPAVQHLPPENEFHRRTERQDTGQFQAGTCIWKTSEVTCSGAIQW comes from the exons ATGGGCCTCCTGCCCCCCGGCGCCGAGGTCGAGGTCCGCCTCGACGGCAAGGGTTACTACGGCATCTGGTTCAAGGCCACCGTAGTGGGCTTCGCTGCCGCCCGCGGCCGCCACGCCCCGGCGCGGTACAGCATCACcttcgacggcgacggcgacatcAGGCGATTCGCCCCCACCCACGTCCGGCCGCGGCCCCCGGCTCCGGAATCCCCGCCGTGCATCCTCGTCCACGACGTGATCGAGGTCTTCCACGAACGCGGCTGGTGGTCCGGCCTCGTCCTCTCCGCCGACACCAGGTCCGTCACCGTCGCCTTCCCAATCACCCGCGAGGTCATCACGTACGTGCCCCGCCTCGTCCGGCCCCGACGCGACTACGTCGACGGCGACTGGGTCCCGTCGCGGGCGGTTGTCGCCGTCCGCCCCAAGCGCGAAATCAGGAGGTACATGGTCGGGGAGTTGGTGGAGGTTGTGAGGGAACGGGAGATGTGGTTCCCTGCGAAGGTGGCCAAGGTAATCGATGAGTTCAGCTACATCGTTGAGTACTCCGATCAGAACGGGGAGGAGGGTGGCCGCTCGGAGTACCTGCATTGGCAGTTTATCAGGCCGGCCGTGCAGCACTTGCCACCGGAGAACGAGTTCCACCGGAGAACTGAGCGCCAAG ACACAGGCCAATTTCAGGCAGGCACTTGCATCTGGAAAACGTCTGAAGTCACATGTTCTGGTGCCATTCAATGGTGA
- the LOC136486536 gene encoding uncharacterized protein isoform X1 has product MSSATSLSTPIRTGRRVAARSTCIGSLSGRPCSTCHRRTSSTGELSAKTQANFRQALASGKRLKSHVLVPFNGDEHDHDAEYSCAKRSMREPQQKLAVLTQGSENASVSKMGTPLSALENSLTSICPPNSCSPLYGHSTNPKIVASDNVQNQLERKRPLLRKVYTSKKRLSKKKEGFEDPLESPSTGQKIRVNEIDGPQREPSLVFGSSSQQDKKGLCSSQSPYVGDDQGTRPGSINRPGRRLIVLDVLDGPQASRLDQPS; this is encoded by the exons ATGAGTTCAGCTACATCGTTGAGTACTCCGATCAGAACGGGGAGGAGGGTGGCCGCTCGGAGTACCTGCATTGGCAGTTTATCAGGCCGGCCGTGCAGCACTTGCCACCGGAGAACGAGTTCCACCGGAGAACTGAGCGCCAAG ACACAGGCCAATTTCAGGCAGGCACTTGCATCTGGAAAACGTCTGAAGTCACATGTTCTGGTGCCATTCAATGGTGATGAACATGATCATGATGCCGAGTATTCTTGTGCAAAAAGATCAATGAGAGAACCACAGCAAAAACTGGCAGTATTAACTCAAGGTTCTGAAAATGCTTCAGTTTCTAAGATGGGCACTCCCTTATCTGCTTTGGAAAATTCTCTAACAAGCATCTGCCCTCCAAATTCTTGTTCACCACTCTACG GACACTCAACAAACCCAAAAATTGTTGCGTCTGACAAT GTGCAAAATCAGTTGGAGAGAAAAAGACCCCTCCTCCGTAAGGTTTACACCTCAAAGAAAA GGCTTAGTAAGAAAAAGGAAGGCTTCGAAGACCCATTAGAGTCGCCTAGTACGGGCCAAAAGATAAGGGTAAATGAAATAGATGGGCCACAGAGAGAACCTTCATTAGTA tttggcagcagcagccaacaagaCAAGAAAGGGCTCTGCAGCAGCCAG TCCCCATATGTAGGGGACGACCAGGGGACTCGTCCAGGGTCGATTAATCGTCCTGGACGACGACTAATCGTCCTGGACGTCCTGGACGGTCCTCAAGCGTCCAGGCTCGACCAGCCGTCCTGA